One Podarcis raffonei isolate rPodRaf1 chromosome 3, rPodRaf1.pri, whole genome shotgun sequence genomic region harbors:
- the TAB2 gene encoding TGF-beta-activated kinase 1 and MAP3K7-binding protein 2 isoform X2 translates to MAQGSQQINFQVLHDLRQKFPEVPEVVVSRCMLQNNNNLDACCAVLSKESTKYLYGEGDIGFSDDSGIPGLRNHMTSLNLDLQSQNVILHGREGSRMNGSRTLAHSISDGHLQTSQSNSELFHQEPQTAPVQVPQGFFGISNTVSTSNPGQHFGFHLGSKGTPGLAQQTPRFNPIMVTLAPNIQPGRNTPTSLHIHGVPPINSPQGNSIYIRPYITNPSGTARQTQQNPGWTSQYNPMHSQQNYQPSHTNPWTTLPTTSSSSHTSSQQSTQPNQQGHQTSHVYMPISSPTTPQAPTIHSSGSSQSSSTQSQYNIQNISTGPRKNQIEIKLEPPQRNSSSKLRSTGPRSSSNSSSLNSQTLSRSQPTVYIAASPPNTDEMTTRSQPKVYISANPSTGDEQLVRNQPTLFISTNPGVTATSRNMSGQVSMGPAFIHHHPPKSRTVGNNAAATSPRVVVTQPNTKYTFKITVSPNKPPAVSPGVVSPTFEPTNLLNLPDHFAETEGIQHLTDPVQYPHVDRISEARKLSMGSDDAAYTQALLVHQKARMERLQRELEIQKKKLDKLKTEVNEMENNLTRRRLKRSNSASQIPSLEEMQQLRSCNRQLQIDIDCLTKEIDLFQARGPHFNPSAIHNFYDNIGFLGPVAPKPKDQRSIVKTPKTVPDTEEYEGNHWSCTACTFLNHPALNRCEQCEMPRHF, encoded by the exons ATGGCCCAAGGAAGCCAACAAATAAATTTTCAGGTTTTACATGACCTGCGCCAAAAATTTCCTGAGGTACCTGAAGTTGTTGTGTCCAGATGCATGTTACAG aataataataacctGGATGCCTGTTGCGCAGTTCTCTCTAAAGAGAGCACAAAATATCTCTACGGTGAAGGAGACATTGGTTTTTCAGATGATTCTGGGATTCCCGGTCTGCGAAATCACATGACATCCCTTAATTTGGATTTGCAGTCTCAGAATGTGATTCTCCATGGAAGAGAAGGAAGTAGAATGAATGGAAGTAGGACTTTAGCTCATAGCATTAGTGATGGGCACCTTCAAACCAGCCAGTCCAACAGTGAACTGTTTCATCAGGAACCACAGACAGCTCCAGTCCAGGTTCCACAGGGATTCTTTGGCATATCTAATACTGTTAGTACTTCTAATCCAGGGCAGCATTTTGGATTTCACTTGGGCAGCAAAGGAACACCTGGCTTGGCTCAGCAAACACCTAGATTCAACCCCATTATGGTAACTTTAGCCCCAAATATTCAGCCCGGACGGAATACCCCTACATCTTTGCACATACATGGTGTACCTCCAATAAATAGTCCACAAGGCAATTCTATCTATATTAGGCCTTATATCACAAATCCAAGTGGTACAGCTCGCCAAACTCAGCAAAATCCAGGCTGGACGTCTCAGTATAATCCTATGCATTCTCAACAAAACTACCAGCCTTCACATACAAATCCCTGGACAACCCTTCCCACAACCAGTTCCTCGTCGCATACCTCATCGCAACAATCAACACAGCCAAACCAGCAAGGCCATCAGACCTCCCATGTCTATATGCCCATAAGTTCTCCTACTACTCCACAAGCACCTACAATTCATTCATCTGGTAGCTCGCAATCATCTTCCACCCAGAGCCAATACAATATTCAAAATATCTCTACAGGACCTCGTAAAAACCAAATTGAAATCAAACTTGAACCACCACAAAGAAACAGTTCGTCGAAACTGCGTTCAACTGGCCCCCGCTCATCCTCTAACTCCTCTTCCCTCAACAGTCAGACTCTAAGTAGAAGTCAGCCCACTGTTTACATAGCTGCCAGTCCACCAAATACTGATGAAATGACCACACGAAGTCAGCCTAAGGTCTACATTTCAGCCAATCCTTCTACAGGAGATGAACAACTTGTTCGGAATCAACCCACACTCTTCATATCAACAAATCCAGGAGTTACTGCCACGTCTAGGAATATGTCTGGTCAAGTAAGCATGGGACCTGCGTTTATTCACCACCACCCTCCCAAGAGCAGAACAGTGGGCAACAATGCCGCTGCCACCTCTCCCCGAGTGGTTGTTACACAGCCTAACACAAAATACACTTTTAAAATTACTGTTTCTCCAAATAAACCCCCTGCGGTTTCACCTGGTGTGGTGTCCCCAACCTTTGAACCTACAAATCTTCTAAACCTTCCAGATCACTTTGCAGAGACGGAAGGTATCCAACACCTTACTGACCCTGTTCAGTACCCACATGTCGATAGGATTAGTGAGGCACGAAAACTGAGTATGGGATCTGATGATGCTGCCTATACACAAG CTTTGCTAGTACATCAGAAGGCTAGAATGGAACGGCTTCAACGAGAACTTGAGATTCAGAAGAAAAAGCtagataaactaaaaacagaagtCAATGAAATGGAGAATAATCTAACACGAAGGCGCCTGAAAAGATCAAATTCTGCTTCCCAAATTCCTTCA CTTGAAGAAATGCAACAGTTAAGAAGTTGTAACAGACAACTTCAGATAGACATAGATTGCCTAACCAAAGAGATTGATCTTTTTCAAGCAAGAG gACCACATTTTAATCCCAGTGCCATTCATAATTTTTATGATAATATTGGATTTCTAGGTCCTGTGGCACCAAAGCCTAAAG ATCAGAGGTCCATTGTCAAAACACCAAAGACTGTACCTGATACAGAGGAATACGAGGGAAATCATTGGAGTTGTACTGCTTGTACTTTTTTAAATCACCCAGCCTTAAACCGTTGTGAACAGTGTGAAATGCCCAGGCATTTCTGA
- the TAB2 gene encoding TGF-beta-activated kinase 1 and MAP3K7-binding protein 2 isoform X1 yields MAQGSQQINFQVLHDLRQKFPEVPEVVVSRCMLQNNNNLDACCAVLSKESTKYLYGEGDIGFSDDSGIPGLRNHMTSLNLDLQSQNVILHGREGSRMNGSRTLAHSISDGHLQTSQSNSELFHQEPQTAPVQVPQGFFGISNTVSTSNPGQHFGFHLGSKGTPGLAQQTPRFNPIMVTLAPNIQPGRNTPTSLHIHGVPPINSPQGNSIYIRPYITNPSGTARQTQQNPGWTSQYNPMHSQQNYQPSHTNPWTTLPTTSSSSHTSSQQSTQPNQQGHQTSHVYMPISSPTTPQAPTIHSSGSSQSSSTQSQYNIQNISTGPRKNQIEIKLEPPQRNSSSKLRSTGPRSSSNSSSLNSQTLSRSQPTVYIAASPPNTDEMTTRSQPKVYISANPSTGDEQLVRNQPTLFISTNPGVTATSRNMSGQVSMGPAFIHHHPPKSRTVGNNAAATSPRVVVTQPNTKYTFKITVSPNKPPAVSPGVVSPTFEPTNLLNLPDHFAETEGIQHLTDPVQYPHVDRISEARKLSMGSDDAAYTQALLVHQKARMERLQRELEIQKKKLDKLKTEVNEMENNLTRRRLKRSNSASQIPSLEEMQQLRSCNRQLQIDIDCLTKEIDLFQARGPHFNPSAIHNFYDNIGFLGPVAPKPKADQRSIVKTPKTVPDTEEYEGNHWSCTACTFLNHPALNRCEQCEMPRHF; encoded by the exons ATGGCCCAAGGAAGCCAACAAATAAATTTTCAGGTTTTACATGACCTGCGCCAAAAATTTCCTGAGGTACCTGAAGTTGTTGTGTCCAGATGCATGTTACAG aataataataacctGGATGCCTGTTGCGCAGTTCTCTCTAAAGAGAGCACAAAATATCTCTACGGTGAAGGAGACATTGGTTTTTCAGATGATTCTGGGATTCCCGGTCTGCGAAATCACATGACATCCCTTAATTTGGATTTGCAGTCTCAGAATGTGATTCTCCATGGAAGAGAAGGAAGTAGAATGAATGGAAGTAGGACTTTAGCTCATAGCATTAGTGATGGGCACCTTCAAACCAGCCAGTCCAACAGTGAACTGTTTCATCAGGAACCACAGACAGCTCCAGTCCAGGTTCCACAGGGATTCTTTGGCATATCTAATACTGTTAGTACTTCTAATCCAGGGCAGCATTTTGGATTTCACTTGGGCAGCAAAGGAACACCTGGCTTGGCTCAGCAAACACCTAGATTCAACCCCATTATGGTAACTTTAGCCCCAAATATTCAGCCCGGACGGAATACCCCTACATCTTTGCACATACATGGTGTACCTCCAATAAATAGTCCACAAGGCAATTCTATCTATATTAGGCCTTATATCACAAATCCAAGTGGTACAGCTCGCCAAACTCAGCAAAATCCAGGCTGGACGTCTCAGTATAATCCTATGCATTCTCAACAAAACTACCAGCCTTCACATACAAATCCCTGGACAACCCTTCCCACAACCAGTTCCTCGTCGCATACCTCATCGCAACAATCAACACAGCCAAACCAGCAAGGCCATCAGACCTCCCATGTCTATATGCCCATAAGTTCTCCTACTACTCCACAAGCACCTACAATTCATTCATCTGGTAGCTCGCAATCATCTTCCACCCAGAGCCAATACAATATTCAAAATATCTCTACAGGACCTCGTAAAAACCAAATTGAAATCAAACTTGAACCACCACAAAGAAACAGTTCGTCGAAACTGCGTTCAACTGGCCCCCGCTCATCCTCTAACTCCTCTTCCCTCAACAGTCAGACTCTAAGTAGAAGTCAGCCCACTGTTTACATAGCTGCCAGTCCACCAAATACTGATGAAATGACCACACGAAGTCAGCCTAAGGTCTACATTTCAGCCAATCCTTCTACAGGAGATGAACAACTTGTTCGGAATCAACCCACACTCTTCATATCAACAAATCCAGGAGTTACTGCCACGTCTAGGAATATGTCTGGTCAAGTAAGCATGGGACCTGCGTTTATTCACCACCACCCTCCCAAGAGCAGAACAGTGGGCAACAATGCCGCTGCCACCTCTCCCCGAGTGGTTGTTACACAGCCTAACACAAAATACACTTTTAAAATTACTGTTTCTCCAAATAAACCCCCTGCGGTTTCACCTGGTGTGGTGTCCCCAACCTTTGAACCTACAAATCTTCTAAACCTTCCAGATCACTTTGCAGAGACGGAAGGTATCCAACACCTTACTGACCCTGTTCAGTACCCACATGTCGATAGGATTAGTGAGGCACGAAAACTGAGTATGGGATCTGATGATGCTGCCTATACACAAG CTTTGCTAGTACATCAGAAGGCTAGAATGGAACGGCTTCAACGAGAACTTGAGATTCAGAAGAAAAAGCtagataaactaaaaacagaagtCAATGAAATGGAGAATAATCTAACACGAAGGCGCCTGAAAAGATCAAATTCTGCTTCCCAAATTCCTTCA CTTGAAGAAATGCAACAGTTAAGAAGTTGTAACAGACAACTTCAGATAGACATAGATTGCCTAACCAAAGAGATTGATCTTTTTCAAGCAAGAG gACCACATTTTAATCCCAGTGCCATTCATAATTTTTATGATAATATTGGATTTCTAGGTCCTGTGGCACCAAAGCCTAAAG CAGATCAGAGGTCCATTGTCAAAACACCAAAGACTGTACCTGATACAGAGGAATACGAGGGAAATCATTGGAGTTGTACTGCTTGTACTTTTTTAAATCACCCAGCCTTAAACCGTTGTGAACAGTGTGAAATGCCCAGGCATTTCTGA
- the TAB2 gene encoding TGF-beta-activated kinase 1 and MAP3K7-binding protein 2 isoform X3, giving the protein MAQGSQQINFQVLHDLRQKFPEVPEVVVSRCMLQNNNNLDACCAVLSKESTKYLYGEGDIGFSDDSGIPGLRNHMTSLNLDLQSQNVILHGREGSRMNGSRTLAHSISDGHLQTSQSNSELFHQEPQTAPVQVPQGFFGISNTVSTSNPGQHFGFHLGSKGTPGLAQQTPRFNPIMVTLAPNIQPGRNTPTSLHIHGVPPINSPQGNSIYIRPYITNPSGTARQTQQNPGWTSQYNPMHSQQNYQPSHTNPWTTLPTTSSSSHTSSQQSTQPNQQGHQTSHVYMPISSPTTPQAPTIHSSGSSQSSSTQSQYNIQNISTGPRKNQIEIKLEPPQRNSSSKLRSTGPRSSSNSSSLNSQTLSRSQPTVYIAASPPNTDEMTTRSQPKVYISANPSTGDEQLVRNQPTLFISTNPGVTATSRNMSGQVSMGPAFIHHHPPKSRTVGNNAAATSPRVVVTQPNTKYTFKITVSPNKPPAVSPGVVSPTFEPTNLLNLPDHFAETEGIQHLTDPVQYPHVDRISEARKLSMGSDDAAYTQALLVHQKARMERLQRELEIQKKKLDKLKTEVNEMENNLTRRRLKRSNSASQIPSDHILIPVPFIIFMIILDF; this is encoded by the exons ATGGCCCAAGGAAGCCAACAAATAAATTTTCAGGTTTTACATGACCTGCGCCAAAAATTTCCTGAGGTACCTGAAGTTGTTGTGTCCAGATGCATGTTACAG aataataataacctGGATGCCTGTTGCGCAGTTCTCTCTAAAGAGAGCACAAAATATCTCTACGGTGAAGGAGACATTGGTTTTTCAGATGATTCTGGGATTCCCGGTCTGCGAAATCACATGACATCCCTTAATTTGGATTTGCAGTCTCAGAATGTGATTCTCCATGGAAGAGAAGGAAGTAGAATGAATGGAAGTAGGACTTTAGCTCATAGCATTAGTGATGGGCACCTTCAAACCAGCCAGTCCAACAGTGAACTGTTTCATCAGGAACCACAGACAGCTCCAGTCCAGGTTCCACAGGGATTCTTTGGCATATCTAATACTGTTAGTACTTCTAATCCAGGGCAGCATTTTGGATTTCACTTGGGCAGCAAAGGAACACCTGGCTTGGCTCAGCAAACACCTAGATTCAACCCCATTATGGTAACTTTAGCCCCAAATATTCAGCCCGGACGGAATACCCCTACATCTTTGCACATACATGGTGTACCTCCAATAAATAGTCCACAAGGCAATTCTATCTATATTAGGCCTTATATCACAAATCCAAGTGGTACAGCTCGCCAAACTCAGCAAAATCCAGGCTGGACGTCTCAGTATAATCCTATGCATTCTCAACAAAACTACCAGCCTTCACATACAAATCCCTGGACAACCCTTCCCACAACCAGTTCCTCGTCGCATACCTCATCGCAACAATCAACACAGCCAAACCAGCAAGGCCATCAGACCTCCCATGTCTATATGCCCATAAGTTCTCCTACTACTCCACAAGCACCTACAATTCATTCATCTGGTAGCTCGCAATCATCTTCCACCCAGAGCCAATACAATATTCAAAATATCTCTACAGGACCTCGTAAAAACCAAATTGAAATCAAACTTGAACCACCACAAAGAAACAGTTCGTCGAAACTGCGTTCAACTGGCCCCCGCTCATCCTCTAACTCCTCTTCCCTCAACAGTCAGACTCTAAGTAGAAGTCAGCCCACTGTTTACATAGCTGCCAGTCCACCAAATACTGATGAAATGACCACACGAAGTCAGCCTAAGGTCTACATTTCAGCCAATCCTTCTACAGGAGATGAACAACTTGTTCGGAATCAACCCACACTCTTCATATCAACAAATCCAGGAGTTACTGCCACGTCTAGGAATATGTCTGGTCAAGTAAGCATGGGACCTGCGTTTATTCACCACCACCCTCCCAAGAGCAGAACAGTGGGCAACAATGCCGCTGCCACCTCTCCCCGAGTGGTTGTTACACAGCCTAACACAAAATACACTTTTAAAATTACTGTTTCTCCAAATAAACCCCCTGCGGTTTCACCTGGTGTGGTGTCCCCAACCTTTGAACCTACAAATCTTCTAAACCTTCCAGATCACTTTGCAGAGACGGAAGGTATCCAACACCTTACTGACCCTGTTCAGTACCCACATGTCGATAGGATTAGTGAGGCACGAAAACTGAGTATGGGATCTGATGATGCTGCCTATACACAAG CTTTGCTAGTACATCAGAAGGCTAGAATGGAACGGCTTCAACGAGAACTTGAGATTCAGAAGAAAAAGCtagataaactaaaaacagaagtCAATGAAATGGAGAATAATCTAACACGAAGGCGCCTGAAAAGATCAAATTCTGCTTCCCAAATTCCTTCA gACCACATTTTAATCCCAGTGCCATTCATAATTTTTATGATAATATTGGATTTCTAG